A stretch of Xenopus laevis strain J_2021 chromosome 8S, Xenopus_laevis_v10.1, whole genome shotgun sequence DNA encodes these proteins:
- the psmb7.2.S gene encoding proteasome subunit beta type-7, which translates to YVLVAKIHYITDNIYCCGAGVAADAENVTQLLSSNLHIHAMSTGRQPRVCTANRMLKQMLYRYHGHIGASIIVGGVDIKGPHLYSIFPHGSTDTVPFTALGSGSDAAIAVLEDRFKPNMELEDGKRLVTEAITAGIMCDLGSGSGVDLCIITKEEARVLRGHTITETRGKRLASYRYARGTTPVLGETITRLELVEESVHIMETDETC; encoded by the exons TATGTCCTGGTTGCCAAGATTCATTACATTACTGACAATATATA CTGCTGTGGAGCAGGAGTGGCTGCTGATGCAGAAAATGTGACTCAGCTCCTGTCCTCAAACCTCCATATTCATGCAATGAGCACTGGAAGACAGCCGCGAGTCTGCACTGCTAATAGAATGCTGAAACAGATGCTGTACag ATACCATGGTCACATCGGGGCATCTATTATAGTAGGGGGAGTGGATATCAAAGGTCCCCATCTCTACAGTATATTCCCGCATGGATCAACTGATACAGTTCCATTCACTGCACTTG gATCCGGATCTGATGCAGCTATAGCTGTTTTAGAGGACCGTTTCAAACCTAATATggag CTGGAAGATGGGAAGCGTCTTGTCACTGAGGCTATCACTGCAGGAATTATGTGTGACCTGGGTTCGGGGAGTGGAGTGGATCTATGTATAATTACCAAAGAAGAGGCCCGTGTCCTAAGAGGCCACACAATCACTGAAACCCGGGGAAAGAG ATTGGCTTCTTATCGTTATGCTCGTGGGACAACCCCTGTACTGGGAGAAACCATCACACGACTGGAGTTGGTAGAAGAATCTGTTCACATAATGGAAACTGATGAAACATGCTAG